The following proteins come from a genomic window of Crassostrea angulata isolate pt1a10 chromosome 1, ASM2561291v2, whole genome shotgun sequence:
- the LOC128167281 gene encoding RAD51-associated protein 1-like, producing MSRRSKKRVDYSQFGIQDEDDDDFAEFTPPASKRIKTSTSKTEAKSKEPKTNKTKEGRADRKSLNRSAPTDEAFESELQLALEMSRSESQEVKEEIPLVESNKENQQQVEVEGEKAEENPDVSSNILDKTDMTSDGPSNICDINSKRESNFKPATVMNKSDDEIEVLATDVIEDAKPRRSSATKKVKKQEESDFEDDMEDVSSYDEEEDDDDDSYDGEDSDFDDCRKKTKSKAKKPVKSTTATKSKAATEKATKPATKLASSKPASKSSASKSSVKPVGAKTPSAAKPLAPRPSPVRRPALSSPSTRWNPPGPAKQKNSDATSIQSPTSGLRLGLSRNMKLKPLHPNLKVQH from the exons ATGTCAAGAAG gaGCAAAAAAAGGGTTGATTACTCTCAATTCGGAATCCAGGATGAAGATGATG ATGACTTTGCTGAGTTCACACCACCTGCCTCCAAAAGGATTAAAACTTCTACCTCAAAAACTGAAGCAAAGTCCAAAGaaccaaaaacaaacaaaaccaagGAAGGGAGAGCCGACCGTAAATCCTTGAATCG CTCTGCACCTACTGATGAGGCCTTTGAGAGCGAATTGCAGTTAGCTTTAGAGATGTCTCGTAGTGAATCACAGGAAGTGAAGGAAGAAATCCCTCTAGTGGAGAGTAATAAAGAAAATCAACAACAGGTAGAGGTGGAGGGTGAAAAAGCAGAGGAAAATCCAGATGTTTCATCTAATATTCTTGATAAAACAGATATGACATCAGATGGTCCATCCAATATTTGTGATATAAACAGTAAAAGAGAAAGTAATTTTAAACCAG CAACTGTGATGAATAAAAGTGATGATGAAATTGAGGTCTTGGCAACAGATGTAATTGAGGATGCTAAACCCAGAAGATCATCAGCAACGAAGAAAGTAAAGAAGCAAGAAG AAAGTGATTTTGAAGATGACATGGAAGACGTTTCCAGCTATGATGAAgaagaagatgatgatgatgacagtTACGATGGAGAAGATAGTGATTTTGACGACTGCAGGAAGAAAACTAAATCTAAAGCAAAAAAGCCAGTCAAATCAACAACGGCAACAAAATCTAAAGCAGCAACAGAGAAAGCAACAAAGCCAGCAACAAAGCTAGCATCTTCTAAACCAGCCTCTAAATCAAGTG CAAGTAAATCTAGTGTGAAACCTGTAGGTGCTAAAACTCCCAGTGCAGCAAAACCTCTGGCTCCTCGCCCCAGCCCTGTGAGGAGGCCGGCCCTGAGTAGCCCCTCAACACGATGGAACCCCCCAG GTCCTGCTAAGCAGAAGAATAGTGACGCGACCTCAATTCAGTCTCCAACGTCAGGATTACGGCTCGGTTTGTCTCGCAATATGAAACTTAAACCGCTCCACCCAAATCTTAAGGTTCAGCACTGA